Proteins encoded together in one Struthio camelus isolate bStrCam1 chromosome 19, bStrCam1.hap1, whole genome shotgun sequence window:
- the LOC138061643 gene encoding uncharacterized protein, with product MTETGPSAVAQRQKGPKAAHRGELPPRPAQGLAAPFRRPPRAAVGQSGGRNGLLSGRRTEIFKNLLETLRHISFKKALPLFSLNWITCIMRVSPVAMWKENPSKYEFFHAALRQALTSFTLPPQSHSQRNPPGPAAHRSLKREVEEVGRVQKNETIKQHPPCGTLPRSGCSSDNSIKPRTPSVLPCRRDTLERELMRRKAEKGDLQDTVQCEK from the exons ATGACTGAAACTGGCCCCAGCGCAGTAGCGCAGAGGCAGAAGGGGCCTAAGGCAGCGCACCGGGGTgagcttcccccccgccccgctcagGGGCTTGCTGCGCCTTTTCGCCGCCCTCCCCGTGCTGCTGTGG GTCAGTCAGGAGGGAGGAATGGCCTGTTGTCGGGTAGAAGAACTGAAATCTTCAAAAACCTGCTCGAGACTCTAAGACACATCAGTTTTAAGAAAGCTCTTCCTTTATTCTCG CTGAACTGGATCACCTGTATAATGCGAGTTTCCCCTGTTGCTATGTGGAAAGAAAACCCATCTAAATATGAG TTCTTTCATGCTGCTCTCAGGCAGGCCTTGACCAGTTTCACCCTGCCTCCTCAAAGCCACTCCCAAAGAAATCCTCCTGGACCTGCAGCGCACAGGTCTTTGAAAAGGGAGGTGGAAGAAGTGGGGAGAGTGCAGAAGAATGAGACCATCAAGCAACATCCGCCTTGTGGCACCCTTCCTCGCAGCGGTTGCTCCTCTG ACAACTCCATTAAACCAAGAACTCCTAGCGTCTTACCCTGTAGAAGGGACACACTGGAACGTGAACTAATGAGACGAAAGGCCGAGAAAGGGGACCTGCAGGACACAGTGCAGTGCGAGAAGTGA
- the NUP85 gene encoding nuclear pore complex protein Nup85, with protein sequence MEEPDAEPPLMVVPGVDSAARQLCFEWGPAEMLVCETLFGGRGAVEGRPSSSSVFVVRKDQDIYVQTLRKLFNESHGIFIGLQRSEEEFAGKSRKTQLVQVSKNYRSVIRACMEDMHQAAVSARDPALHSQYSTQVSILSAMELIWNLCEILFVEAAVAGPLLLRLLDWVRLHVCDVDNMVREVLSSENPSKHELFWNVVDVFVLQGRMDEARHLLSKEASANPTSVHMCRILDDLMKKMPVPSLGNTQTLTEMELKWQHWHEECQRYLQDRTFASNSHMESICKILLGDENAILEKKDLMTTWYHFLVTRLLYSHPTVKPMELRFYAQSSMDLFLGGESSPEPLDIILMAAFEFEMHQVIKECSIALSNWWFVAHLTDLLDHCKLLQSHNLYFGSNMREFLLLEYASGLFSHHSLWQLGVDYFDHCPEYGRVYLELHIERIPLNTEQKALKVLRICEQRQMHEQVRSICKIMAMKALRNNRLGSALSWSIRAKDAAFATLISDRFLKDYCEKGCFSDLDLIDNLGPSMLLSDRLTFLGKYREFHRLYGEKRFSEAAKLLLMLMTAHIAPCSFWMTLLTDALPLLEQKEVIFSAEQTYELMRCLEDLTAGKSDKQKFQDDDVETMKVEMLRLALARNLARVIVKEGTLEGS encoded by the exons ATGGAGGAGCCGGACGCGGAGCCGCCGCTGAtg GTGGTGCCGGGCGTGGACTCCGCCGCCAGGCAGCTGTGCTTCGAGTGGGGCCCCGCGGAGATGCTGGTGTGCGAGACGCTCTTCGGCGGCAGAG GAGCCGTGGAGGGGCGGCCGAGCTCCTCCAGCGTCTTCGTCGTCCGCAAGGACCAAGACATCTACGTACAGACCTTGCGCAAGCTCTTCAACGAGTCGCACGGCATCTTCATCGGCCTCCAGAGGAGCGAGGAAGAATTCGCCGGGAAATCCAGGAAAACACA ATTGGTTCAAGTGAGTAAAAACTACCGCTCGGTCATAAGAGCCTGTATGGAGGACATGCACCAGGCAGCTG TTTCAGCTCGGgaccctgccctgcacagccagtATAGTACTCAG GTTTCTATTCTTTCTGCGATGGAGCTGATCTGGAACTTGTGTGAGATCCTGTTTGTTGAAGCAGCTGTAG CTGGTCCCCTCCTGCTTCGCCTCCTTGACTGGGTTCGACTTCATGTCTGTGATGTAGACAACATGGTCCGTGAAGTTCTGAGCAGTGAAAATCCATCAAAACACGAGCTCTTCTGGAATGTG GTGGATGTCTTTGTGCTGCAAGGCCGAATGGATGAAGCGCGGCACTTACTCTCTAAGGAAGCCAGTGCCAATCCCACGTCAGTGCACATGTGCAGAATCTTGGATGACTTAATGAAGAAGATGCCTGTGCCCAGT CTTGGCAACACCCAGACACTCACCGAGATGGAGCTGAAATGGCAGCACTGGCATGAAGAATGTCAGCGGTATCTACAGGACAGAACTTTTGCTTCCAATTCCCACATGGAATCCATCTGCAAG ATCTTGCTGGGTGATGAGAATGCCATACTGGAGAAAAAGGACCTCATGACTACTTGGTACCACTTTCTGGTTACCCGACTCCTCTACTCCCATCCCACTGTGAAGCCAATGGAACTGCGTTTCTATGCACAG TCTAGTATGGACCTGTTCCTgggtggagaaagcagccctgAGCCTCTAGACATCATTTTAATGGCAGCCTTTGAATTCGAGATGCATCAAGTGATCAAGGAATGCAG CATTGCCCTCAGCAACTGGTGGTTTGTGGCTCATCTGACTGACCTCCTGGATCACTGTAAACTCCTGCAGTCTCACAATCTCTA ttttggttcAAACATGCGTGAATTCCTTCTACTAGAGTATGCCTCCGGACTCTTCTCCCATCACAG tctgtGGCAGCTGGGGGTAGATTACTTTGACCACTGTCCAGAATATGGCAGGGTTTATTTGGAGCTGCATATTGAGCGGATACCCCTTAACACAGAACAAAAGGCTCTCAAAGTGCTGAGGATCTGCGAGCAGAGACAGATGCATGAACAAG TTCGTAGCATCTGTAAAATCATGGCCATGAAAGCGCTGCGGAACAATCGCTTGGGCTCTGCCCTGTCTTGGAGCATCAGAGCTAAGGATGCGGCTTTTGCTACACTAATATCAGACAG ATTCCTCAAGGATTATTGTGAAAAGGGATGCTTCTCTGACTTAGACCTCATTGATAATTTGGGACCATCCATGCTTCTCAGTGACCGTCTGACATTTCTTG GGAAGTACCGAGAATTCCACCGGCTGTATGGTGAGAAGAGGTTCTCTGAAGCTGCCAAGCTGCTTCTGATGTTGATGACTGCTCATATTGCTCCTTGCTCCTTCTGGATGACCCTGCTGACAGATGCCCTtcccctgctggagcagaaagAG GTCATAttttcagcagagcagacttACGAATTGATGCGATGTCTGGAAGACTTGACAGCAGGGAAGTCAGATAAGCAGAAATTCCAG GATGACGACGTTGAGACTATGAAAGTGGAAATGCTGAGACTTGCTCTTGCACGAAATCTTGCACGAGTCATCGTCAAAGAAGGCACATTGGAAGGATCTTGA